The following proteins are encoded in a genomic region of Fusarium oxysporum f. sp. lycopersici 4287 chromosome 1, whole genome shotgun sequence:
- a CDS encoding IQ domain-containing protein containing GTPase activating protein, translating to MSSRTHYFQTQHHSPSQAQSQSQPQSHQHLRPLRQSHTIDFASNSNISPSLLNRFPSTTSSSASSGYSHASDHSLNSQYTSASSSAGYGATVHGHKRAQSDVRARAKTFEAGENMTSKKAPENIYSSARHSLRPLPQAPASTPPSTPPHAIPRHDRGKSVDIGKLSMAHIDGHSSPTKTSTSPIKTSPVKTSSPSRPLPMRPNSMLLTRSDSFLPPEATQAPSSPHHVHSTHIARDELEGLGKSSTSQLRTLSRLVSSDSPEDFTITSPAQEVVGLRGRRRLQRADRSNGGQSQKSTGYSWEGRNWMDKQRQFLQAYEYLCHIGEAKEWIEDVIHKSIPPIVELEEALRDGVTLAEVVEALNPDRRYRIFQHPRLQYRHSDNIAIFFRYLDEVELPDLFRFELIDLYEKKNIPKVIYCIHALSWLLFRKGIVDFRIGNLVGQLEFEHHELEAMQKGLDKLGVTMPSFGNMSADFGVPEPEPEPEETEEERIERELRENEESIVDMQAQIRGALLRVKLGETMQSLWDEEEWLIDLQSRIRGDFTRQIMDYRLQMKRFAIQLQSSARGFLARRRLDRRDQILEALEPDILELQTMIRANKARNQVRNVTAQLAKCRGPIREIQAISRGFLARKSHVAQYQETKESSGIVEKLQAAARGALLRGKVDQDLEELEAESPAIVDLQAAARALLTRTQVNREQQHLRSFGPQWKKLQAFARGFRARQDDMALKSELNKHSPAIEQLQALARGLCVRQNDQALRTELSQHAPAVERLQAFARGLRARQDDKTLRAELNKHTTGVEQLQAFARAAAVRRDVADTLDALKENEPAVIGLQGLIRAMLERQRVAAILEQLEEQEPQVTALQGNIRGFLYRQQHQAFLEELESHTPKIIDLQSILRAMMERARVEDIMAELEQEEECIVAFQTAARGFIVRARFEEKKRFYNENMQKVIKIQSFVRAKVQGEAYKSLTTGKNPPVNAVKNFVHLLNDSDFDFNEEIEFERIRKTVVQQVRQNEMLENYIDQLDIKIALLVKNKITLDEVVRHQHNYGGNSMHFIANSSMSSANQFDLKALNKSSRKKLESYQQLFFNLQTQPQYLARLFKRIREQGTAEKECKRIELLMMSLFGYAQKRREEYYLLKLIARSIREEIVSARDVQDFIRGNFFWSKLLNNYTRSPRDRKYLRDLLGPLIRDNIVEDPALDLESDPMQIYRSAINNTELATGRPDQRPLDVPREVAIRDPETRRLFIDHLRDLREICDQFFLALEDFLHKMPYGLRFVCNQIFENLRQQFKREPPENLLQVVSSWLWRFYLQPAVVAPENVGVIEKALSPLQKRNLSEVAKVISQIASGRPFGGENVYLQPLNAFVAESVERLHQITSDLIAVPDAERTFDIDEFNDLYAKNKPTLYIKMTDVFSIHNLVAAELQTMCPGRDDVLREIMHDLGSAKNNENEMNAAGSSDIHMFLTPKLHDVDDPEADVKALFMETKRCVLYIIRVQTGANLLDILVKPISPEDDHKWRMLLRDEFSVGSNTRGAYSDANMIDVTRMTYQELKRTALENIMRLEKLGRITKHNYYQDVLNAIALDIRTKSRRRVQRQRELEGVRMTLSNLHEKAKYLEQQRKSYDDYIESAMATLQNKKGRKKFLLPFTKQYNHQRELERSGRVPKFGSYKYSARALSEKGVLVSWSGINDFEKINMTISCDEVGVFSLEGSRGHIQIPGASALVPIEDLLQAQFEAHQFMTLFEGSLKLNVNLLLHLLYKKFYRTQ from the exons ATGTCGTCCCGTACTCATTACTTCCAAACTCAACACCATTCTCCAAGCCAAGCGCAATCGCAATCGCAACcacaatctcatcaacatctgcgACCTCTCCGCCAGTCGCATACAATCGACTTCGCTTCCAACTCCAACATCTCGCCCTCTCTCCTCAACCGCTTCCCCTCGACAACGTCATCCTCCGCTTCATCAGGCTACTCCCACGCCTCAGACCACAGTCTCAATAGTCAATATACGTCCGCCTCTAGTTCAGCTGGTTACGGAGCTACAGTGCATGGCCACAAGCGAGCACAGAGCGATGTcagggcaagggcaaagacCTTTGAAGCTGGGGAAAATATGACCTCAAAGAAAGCTCCCGAAAATATCTATAGTTCAGCTCGGCATTCTCTTCGCCCACTCCCACAGGCTCCAGCATCCACGCCTCCTTCAACGCCTCCCCATGCAATCCCTCGCCATGATCGCGGCAAGAGCGTCGATATTGGCAAGCTGTCAATGGCGCATATTGATGGCCACTCGTCGCCAACCAAAACCTCAACTTCACCGATCAAGACGTCGCCAGTAAAAACGTCATCACCTTCTCGCCCGCTACCGATGCGACCAAATTCTATGCTGCTCACTCGATCCGACTCGTTTCTGCCACCAGAAGCCACCCAAGCTCCTTCATCACCCCACCATGTGCATAGTACGCACATAGCTCGGGATGAGTTGGAAGGGCTGGGCAAGTCTTCTACAAGTCAATTAAGGACGCTTTCGCGTCTTGTATCGTCTGACTCACCTGAAGACTTTACCATCACCTCACCGGCGCAAGAAGTTGTCGGCTTGCGCGGTCGACGAAGATTGCAACGAGCCGATAGAAGTAATGGCGGCCAAAGCCAGAAGTCCACTGGCTACAGTTGGGAAGGGCGCAACTGGATGGACAAACAACGCCAGTTCCTTCAAGCCTACGAATACCTTTGCCATATCGGTGAAGCCAAGGAATGGATTGAGGATGTCATCCATAAATCTATACCTCCTAttgttgagcttgaggaggcGCTCCGTGATGGTGTCACGCTCGCTGAAGTGGTCGAAGCTCTGAACCCAGATCGACGTTACCGAATCTTCCAACACCCCAGGCTCCAATATCGACACTCTGACAATATTGCTATATTCTTCCGATATCTTGACGAAGTTGAGCTGCCCGACCTGTTTCGCTTCGAGCTGATTGATCTATACGAGAAAAAGAACATTCCCAAGGTCATTTACTGTATTCATGCTCTGAGTTGGCTTCTATTCCGCAAGGGCATAGTCGATTTCAGGATAGGCAACCTCGTAGGTCAGCTTGAATTCGAGCATCATGAACTGGAAGCTATGCAGAAGGGTCTCGATAAACTCGGCGTTACAATGCCTAGTTTCGGAAATATGAGTGCCGACTTTGGTGTTCCTGAGCCCGAGCCTGAACCAGAAGAGACTGAGGAGGAAAGGATCGAAAGGGAGCTGAGAGAGAACGAAGAGTCCATCGTTGATATGCAGGCGCAAATCCGAGGTGCTCTCCTTCGCGTTAAGCTTGGCGAGACAATGCAGAGTCTTTGGGATGAGGAGGAGTGGTTGATAGATCTCCAATCTCGCATTCGAGGAGACTTTACACGACAAATCATGGACTATCGACTGCAGATGAAGCGCTTTGCTATCCAACTGCAGAGCTCAGCACGCGGATTCTTGGCACGAAGAAGGTTGGATCGACGCGACCAGATCTTGGAAGCGCTCGAGCCCGATATTTTGGAGTTGCAAACCATGATCAGGGCCAACAAGGCTCGAAACCAGGTACGAAACGTGACTGCTCAGCTTGCGAAATGTAGAGGGCCCATCAGGGAGATCCAAGCAATCTCCAGGGGCTTTTTGGCCCGCAAGAGCCATGTTGCGCAATACCAAGAGACTAAGGAATCTTCTGGTATTGTCGAGAAGCTGCAAGCAGCAGCCCGTGGAGCTTTGCTACGAGGCAAAGTCGACCAGGATCTTGAAGAGTTGGAGGCGGAATCCCCAGCGATTGTTGACCTGCAGGCAGCGGCCAGGGCATTGCTGACTAGAACTCAGGTCAACCGCGAGCAGCAGCATCTACGCTCCTTTGGACCCCAATGGAAGAAGCTCCAGGCCTTTGCCCGTGGATTTCGCGCTCGTCAGGATGACATGGCTCTCAAATCTGAGCTCAACAAGCATAGCCCCGCGATTGAGCAGCTCCAGGCTCTTGCTCGCGGACTCTGTGTTCGCCAGAATGACCAGGCACTACGAACTGAACTCAGCCAACACGCTCCAGCTGTGGAACGACTTCAAGCTTTTGCCCGTGGACTCCGCGCTCGCCAAGACGACAAGACATTAAGAGCTGAGCTTAACAAGCACACGACTGGTGTTGAGCAGCTTCAAGCTTTTGCTCGCGCCGCTGCTGTGAGGAGAGATGTTGCTGATACTCTCGATGCTCTTAAGGAGAACGAACCTGCAGTTATCGGCCTCCAAGGTCTTATTAGGGCCATGCTTGAACGCCAAAGAGTTGCAGCCATCCTCGAACAGCTCGAGGAGCAAGAACCTCAGGTCACAGCCCTCCAGGGCAACATCCGGGGATTCTTGTACCGCCAGCAGCACCAGGCGTtcctcgaggagcttgaatCTCATACCCCTAAGATCATTGACCTCCAAAGCATCTTACGTGCCATGATGGAGCGCGCTAGAGTTGAGGATATCATGGCCGAATTGGAGCAAGAGGAGGAATGTATCGTTGCCTTCCAGACCGCAGCCCGAGGTTTTATCGTAAGGGCTCGatttgaggagaagaagcgctTCTACAATGAGAACATGCAAAAGGTCATCAAGATCCAGAGTTTTGTCCGTGCCAAGGTTCAAGGCGAGGCTTACAAGAGCTTGACCACTGGAAAGAACCCTCCAGTCAACGCCGTCAAGAACTTTGTCCATCTTCTTAACGACAGTGACTTCGACTTCAACGAAGAAATCGAGTTTGAGCGTATCCGCAAGACAGTCGTTCAACAAGTTCGACAGAATGAGATGCTGGAGAACTACATCGATCAACTTGATATCAAGATTGCCCTCTTggtcaagaacaagattaCACTCGACGAAGTCGTGAGGCATCAACACAACTATGGAGGCAACTCAATGCacttcatcgccaacagcTCCATGTCTTCTGCCAACCAGTTTGATCTTAAAGCACTCAACAAGAGCTCGCGCAAGAAGCTCGAATCCTACCAGCAACTCTTCTTCAATTTGCAAACCCAGCCACAGTACCTCGCTCGCCTATTCAAGCGCATTCGTGAACAAGGaacagctgagaaggagTGTAAACGCATCGAGttattgatgatgagcctCTTCGGTTACGCCCAGAAGCGACGAGAGGAGTACTATCTGCTCAAGTTGATTGCTCGATCAATTCGCGAGGAGATTGTCAGTGCGCGAGATGTTCAGGACTTCATCCGCGGCAATTTCTTCTGGTctaagcttctcaacaactacaCTCGCTCACCAAGAGATCGCAAGTAccttcgagatcttcttggtccTCTGATCAGAGACAACATCGTTGAAGACCCTGCTCTAGATCTTGAGAGTGATCCCATGCAAATTTACCGATCAGCCATCAACAATACTGAGCTGGCCACTGGACGACCTGACCAAAGGCCGCTTGATGTTCCTCGAGAAGTTGCTATTCGCGACCCCGAGACTCGCCGCCTCTTCATCGACCACTTGCGTGACCTTCGAGAGATCTGCGACCAATTCTTCCTCGCCCTTGAGGACTTCCTGCACAAGATGCCTTATGGCCTTCGATTTGTCTGCAACCAGATTTTCGAGAATCTACGACAGCAATTCAAGCGGGAACCCCCAGAGAACCTTCTGCAAGTTGTCTCCAGCTGGCTTTGGCGATTCTACTTGCAACCAGCAGTTGTTGCCCCTGAAAACGTTGGTGTCATTGAGAAAGCACTGAGCCCTCTGCAAAAGCGAAACCTCAGCGAGGTCGCCAAGGTCATCAGCCAAATCGCTTCTGGTCGACCATTCGGTGGTGAGAACGTGTACCTGCAACCCCTGAACGCTTTTGTTGCAGAGTCTGTTGAGCGCCTGCACCAAATCACCAGCGACCTGATTGCAGTGCCCGATGCCGAGAGAACATTTGATATTGATGAGTTCAACGACCTTTAcgccaagaacaagccaACATTATACATCAAGATGACAGACGTCTTCTCCATTCACAACCTGGTGGCCGCTGAGCTTCAGACAATGTGCCCCGGCCGTGACGACGTCCTGCGGGAAATCATGCACGATCTCGGCAGTGCTAAGAACAACGAGAACGAGATGAACGCTGCAGGCTCTTCAGATATCCACATGTTCTTGACACCCAAGCTCCACGATGTCGACGACCCTGAGGCTGATGTCAAGGCACTCTTTATGGAGACCAAGCGATGCGTGCTGTATATTATTCGTGTGCAGACTGGCGCCAATCTCCTGGACATTCTCGTCAAGCCCATTTCCCCAGAGGATGACCACAAGTGGCGTATGCTCCTCCGTGATGAGTTCTCTGTTGGCAGCAACACTCGTGGAGCCTACTCTGATGCCAACATGATCGACGTAACACGTATGACATACCAAGAGCTCAAGCGCACAGCTTTAGAGAATATCATGCGACTCGAGAAGCTGGGACGTATCACCAAGCACAACTACTACCAGGATGTTCTCAACGCCATTGCGCTTGATATTCGCACAAAGAGCCGCAGAAGGGTTCAGCGACAGCGAGAGTTGGAAGGTGTGCGCATGACATTAAGCAACTTGCACGAGAAGGCCAAGTATCTCGAGCAGCAGCGCAAGAGTTACGACGACTACATCGAGTCAGCCATGGCGACCCTGCAGAACAAGAAGGG CCGCAAGAAGTTCTTGCTACCCTTCACCAAGCAATACAACCACCAGCGTGAACTGGAACGTAGCGGCCGTGTACCCAAGTTCGGCAGTTACAAGTACAGCGCGCGTGCTCTCTCCGAGAAGGGTGTGCTGGTGTCATGGAGTGGCATCAAcgactttgagaagatcaacatGACCATCTCATGTGACGAAGTAGGTGTCTTCAGCCTTGAGGGTTCGCGAGGACACATCCAGATCCCCGGAGCCAGTGCTCTGGTGCCCATTGAGGACCTCTTGCAGGCTCAGTTCGAGGCGCATCAGTTCATGACCCTGTTCGAGGGCAGTCTCAAACTCAATGTTAatctgctgctgcatctCCTCTACAAAAAGTTCTACAGAACTCAGTAA
- a CDS encoding Cu2+-exporting ATPase, with protein MERAVIMHNPQVISADEVKEIIEDRGFDAEVLSTDLPSPVARRFTHNEDDNDFITTTIAVEGMTCGACTSAVEGGFKDVPGVKSFSISLLSERAVIEHDPDLLTAEQIAEIIEDRGFDATVVDSGKVVADKSGKDAENAGNIAITTVAIEGMTCGACTSAVEGGFTGVEGVLKFNISLLAERAVITHDVTKLSPEQIAEIIDDRGFDAEVLSSQPTNDHQSGSSSTAQFKVYGVPDAAAAEALEAELTAMHSVDSVSVSLASSRLTVTHQPGVIGLRAIVEAVEARGYNAIVADTQDNNAQLESLAKTREINEWRTAFRTSLAFAIPVFILNMILPMCAPALDLGRLELIPGLYLGDIICLVLTIPVQFGIGKRFYVSAWKSIKHRSPTMDVLVILGTSCAFFFSILTMSVSLLLPPHTRPSTIFDTSTMLITFITLSRYLENSAKGQTSKALSRLMSLAPSMATIYVDPIAAEKAAEAWGKDPTTPKTPGVGGSAHEERFVPTELLQLGDVVILRPGDKVPADGVLVRGETFVDESMVTGEAMPVQKRAGDNVIGGSVNGDGRVDFRVTRAGRDTQLSQIVKLVQDAQTNRAPIQRLADTIAGYFIPAILILGLGTFLCWMVLSHVLTNPPKIFLQDSSGGKIMVCVKLCISVIVFACPCALGLATPTAVMVGTGVGAENGILIKGGAALERTTKVTQIVLDKTGTITYGKMSVVESVLESEWHDNEWRRRLWWAIVGLAEMGSEHPVGKAILAGARQELDIEADGVLEGSVGEFKVTVGKGINALVEPASAVDRNRYRALVGNVAYLQENGIVVPEDVIEASEQLDSSATKASNKGPATGTTHIFVAIDGKYSGHLSLADSIKEGAAAAISALHKLGVKTAIVTGDQRSTALSVAAAVGIPPENVYAGMSPDQKQEIIKQIQEQGEVVAMVGDGINDSPALATADIGIAMASGTDVAMEAADIVLMRPTDLMVIPAALDLTRYIFRRIKLNLAWACMYNLIGLPIAMGFFLPIGFHMHPMMAGFAMACSSVSVVVSSLFLKFWKRPRWMDEAAAEQRGGLRWRSGRGIVGWVRETLGRRRAKKEEGYVPLENLETEA; from the coding sequence ATGGAGCGCGCAGTCATCATGCACAACCCTCAAGTTATCTCCGCCGACGAAGTCAAAGAGATTATCGAAGACCGAGGCTTCGATGCCGAAGTCCTCTCGACCGACCTTCCTAGCCCTGTCGCCAGACGCTTCACACATAACGAAGACGACAATGACTTTATCACGACGACCATCGCCGTCGAGGGCATGACCTGTGGAGCTTGCACTTCTGCCGTTGAAGGTGGCTTTAAAGATGTTCCTGGTGTCAagagcttcagcatctcatTGCTCTCTGAGAGAGCTGTCATCGAACACGATCCCGACCTTCTCACTGCCGAACAAATCGCCGAAATCATCGAAGACCGTGGCTTTGATGCTACAGTTGTCGACTCGGGCAAAGTGGTGGCTGACAAATCTGGCAAGGATGCTGAAAACGCCGgcaacatcgccatcacGACAGTAGCGATTGAGGGCATGACATGCGGTGCTTGCACTTCAGCTGTCGAGGGTGGATTCACGGGTGTAGAAGGCGTCCTCAAATTCAATATCAGTCTTCTCGCGGAACGAGCCGTTATTACACATGATGTTACCAAACTCTCGCCTGAGCAAATAGCGGAAATAATCGACGACCGTGGCTTCGACGCGGAAGTTCTTTCATCACAACCAACCAATGATCATCAAAGCGGGTCATCGTCCACGGCACAGTTCAAAGTTTATGGTGTTCCCGATGCGGCTGCAGCAGAAGCTTTGGAGGCTGAGTTGACGGCCATGCACAGCGTCGATTCAGTTTCGGTGAGCCTTGCTTCATCGCGCCTCACCGTCACTCATCAACCTGGTGTTATTGGTCTTCGCGCCATCGTGGAAGCCGTCGAGGCTCGGGGATACAACGCCATTGTGGCCGACACTCAAGACAACAATGCACAGCTCGAGTCACTCGCAAAGACACGAGAGATCAATGAGTGGAGGACGGCTTTCCGGACCTCCTTGGCTTTTGCAATCCCGGTCTTCATTCTGAACATGATCTTGCCTATGTGCGCGCCAGCTCTCGATCTTGGCAGGTTGGAATTGATTCCCGGCCTCTATCTTGGAGATATTATCTGTTTAGTCCTTACGATACCAGTCCAGTTCGGCATTGGAAAGCGTTTTTATGTTTCAGCATGGAAGTCAATCAAGCACCGCTCACCAACAATGGATGTTCTTGTGATTCTCGGAACGTCTTgtgccttcttcttcagcatttTGACAATGTCCGTTTCTCTACTTTTGCCTCCTCACACCAGGCCAAGCACCATTTTTGACACCAGCACTATGCTCATCACATTCATCACATTGAGTCGTTACCTTGAGAACAGCGCGAAGGGTCAGACATCCAAGGCTCTTTCTCGGCTCATGTCTTTGGCACCCTCTATGGCTACAATCTACGTAGACCCCATTGCTGCTGAGAAAGCTGCTGAGGCTTGGGGTAAGGACCCAACTACTCCCAAGACGCCAGGAGTTGGCGGTTCAGCTCATGAGGAGCGATTTGTTCCTACtgagcttctccagcttgGTGATGTCGTTATTCTGCGACCTGGTGATAAGGTGCCTGCCGATGGTGTCCTCGTACGGGGAGAGACCTTCGTAGATGAGAGCATGGTGACAGGTGAAGCGATGCCTGTTCAGAAGCGAGCCGGCGATAACGTCATTGGCGGATCCGTCAATGGTGATGGTCGTGTTGACTTCCGAGTCACTCGTGCCGGTCGTGACACTCAACTCAGCCAAATCGTCAAGCTGGTTCAAGATGCACAGACCAATCGAGCACCTATCCAGCGACTCGCTGATACTATTGCAGGCTATTTTATTCCTGCTATCCTCATTCTTGGCTTGGGCACGTTCCTTTGCTGGATGGTTCTCAGCCATGTGCTTACGAACCCACCTAAAATCTTTTTGCAGGACTCCAGCGGTGGTAAGATCATGGTCTGCGTCAAGCTCTGCATTTCTGTCATCGTTTTCGCATGCCCTTGTGCCCTTGGTCTAGCTACACCTACTGCCGTCATGGTTGGTACTGGCGTTGGTGCTGAGAACGGCATTCTGATCAAAGGTGGTGCTGCTCTCGAGAGAACTACCAAGGTTACACAGATTGTCCTCGATAAGACTGGTACCATCACCTATGGCAAGATGAGCGTTGTCGAGTCTGTCCTCGAGTCTGAGTGGCATGATAATGAGTGGCGACGTCGACTTTGGTGGGCTATTGTTGGTCTTGCTGAGATGGGCAGTGAACATCCCGTTGGTAAGGCCATCCTCGCAGGAGCTCGACAAGAGCTTGATATTGAGGCCGATGGTGTTCTTGAAGGAAGTGTCGGCGAGTTCAAGGTCACTGTTGGCAAGGGTATTAACGCTCTAGTCGAACCTGCATCAGCTGTTGACCGTAACCGCTATCGGGCGCTGGTCGGTAACGTTGCCTACCTGCAGGAAAACGGCATTGTGGTTCCCGAGGATGTCATCGAGGCATCAGAACAACTCGACTCCAGCGCAACCAAGGCTTCTAACAAGGGACCTGCCACTGGTACCACCCACATTTTTGTGGCTATCGATGGCAAATACAGCGGCCACCTCTCTTTGGCTGACTCTATCAAGGAGGGTGCAGCTGCTGCCATCTCGGCCCTGCACAAGTTGGGTGTGAAGACAGCCATTGTTACTGGTGACCAGCGATCTACCGCCCTCAGTGTTGCTGCGGCTGTAGGCATCCCTCCCGAGAATGTCTATGCCGGAATGAGCCCCGACCAGAAGCAAGAGATTATCAAGCAaattcaagaacaaggcgaGGTCGTTGCCATGGTTGGCGACGGCATCAACGATTCACCTGCACTTGCAACTGCTGATATCGGTATCGCCATGGCCAGCGGCACAGACGTTGCCATGGAAGCCGCCGATATTGTTCTCATGCGCCCAACTGATCTGATGGTTATTCCTGCGGCGCTGGACCTCACTCGCTACATTTTCCGTCGCATCAAGCTGAACCTTGCCTGGGCGTGCATGTACAATCTTATCGGTCTGCCAATTGCCATGGGCTTCTTCCTGCCCATAGGTTTCCACATGCACCCCATGATGGCTGGTTTCGCCATGGCGTGCAGTAGTGTCAGTGTCGTCGTCAGCAGTCTTTTCCTCAAGTTCTGGAAGCGACCCcgatggatggatgaggCTGCCGCTGAGCAGCGTGGTGGCCTTCGCTGGAGGAGTGGAAGAGGTATTGTAGGCTGGGTGCGAGAGACGCTGGGTAGGAGAAGAGCTAAGAAAGAGGAGGGTTATGTGCCTTTGGAAAATCTTGAGACGGAAGCGTAA